CCTGCAATCGCAGGCGATCCTGGCCGCCGTGAACGCCACCACGTTCATCGTCGGCGCGGTCGCGTTCCAGTCCCGCGACTTTAAGAATTGACCTGCCCGGCCCAACCTCCGTTGACGGACGGGCTGAACGCGGACACCACCCTCGAGCCGCGCCCGGGCCCCACGCCGTTCAAATGTGCCGGGAATCAGTCTCGTCCTTGACAGTGTACCCGGTTTCCTGGCGCCGGAAATTCACCTCGTTCTTTTTCAGGTACGCCTGGTAAACGTCCTCGGCGCTCATTCCCAGGACCTGGGCCAGACTGATGAGAAAATGAAACAGGTCCACCACCTCCACACGCGCGTTTTGTTCGTCGAACTTTTGGTACCGGGCCCACCATTTCCAAGGGACGCTGTCGGTCAGCTCGGCGATCTCCTGCGACATGGCGCGGCAATAATTCAGGATCCACTGCACCCGCTCAGCCTCGTTCATCCCCTCGGTGCGCACGCCGATGCGCTCGTTGAGGGCGCGCTGCAAACGCCAGAGTTCCTCAAGACGATCCGGTTGATTCATAGGACACCGTACCATAGGCCGGGCACGGCCGCGTTGAACAGTTCAAAACCCCCGCCAACCATGTCGCATCGGCCACCCGCCAGGCCACCCCGAACCAGGGTCCCCGGGAGAGACAGGTAAACGGGACCGCGCCCCTCCGGGAGGCCGGTGCATCGGCCCCGCACCCCGCGGCTCTCCATCCTCGGAGACCGCCTCCGCGCGGCCGGCAAGAACCGGAGGACACGGAGGACCGTGCCCCTCCGGGCTCCCTGGCATCCGACAGCAGCCCTGCGAAACCCCTGCCATGAACGGGGCCGCCGGGCGTGTACCGCCCGAGACCTAGGTCATCAAAAAACCCCGAAAATCGCGCAGAAAGTTGTTGCGTCCACGCCGGCGACCCGCTAAACAGTGCCACAGCATTGCACCGAGTTGGTGCAGAGCCGGCGCGACCAAACCCGCGACCGGTTCTGCAGTGCGATCGGAACCATTGAAAAACCAAACCTGAGACGGAGGAACTAATGAAACTGAATCAGTGGACGTTGGGATTGGCGGCTGTGGGGGTGATCAGCCTGCCTTCGGCCCTCCGGGCAGAAGAGGCGGCTGTGCCCGTGATGACGGCTCTCTCTTCCACAACCATCAGCGGCTACGTGGACACCTCGGCCCAATGGAACCCGGGCACGGGAACAGGTGGCAACATCGGCTTGCCCTTTCAGCCGACGCTGTTCGGTGGCACGGACAAGGTTGATGGGTTTAACCTGAACGTCGTCCAACTCTCGATCTCCAAGCCCTTGGACGAAACCGACTGGGCGGCCGGCTATCGGGTGGATCTGTGGTTCGGCCCGGATGCCAACACCTTGGGCACGCAATCCACGCTGAGCACCGGAAGCAGTGACCTGGCAATTCGTCAGGCCTACGTGGCCACACGGGTCCCGGTCGGCACCGGACTGGACGTGAAGATGGGTGTGTTCGACAGCGTGATCGGCTACGAATCCATCGCTGCCGTGGACAACCCCAACTTCACCCGGTCCTATGGTCGGACCATCGAGCCGCGGACTCATACCGGCGTGCTGGCCTCCTATCGGGTCAACGAACTGATCAGTGTCTCCGCCGGCGTGGCCGATACGGTGGGTCCGCAGATCAACAGCCGCGCCTGGCCGGTTAAAGCCGAGTCGTACAAGACCTACCTCGGCTCGGTTGCCATCACCGCCCCCGACAGCTGGGGCTGGCTGGCCGGTTCCACCCTGTACGGCGGTGTGGTCAACGGTTTCAGCGGTTCGGACAACACGACCAGCTGGTACTTGGGGGGCACAGTAGCCACCCCGATCGAAGGTCTACGCCTCGGCGCCGCGTGGGACGTTCTTGATTTCCACAACATTGGCCTTGACCACTGGGCAGTGAGTGTGTACAGCTCGTTCGCCGCCACCGACCGGCTCAGCCTCCATGCCCGTGGTGAGCTGATCACTGGTGTGGCTGGCCTGACTGGCAAGGACAACGTTCAGGTCTGGGCCCTGACCGGTACAGTTCAGTACGACTTCTGGAAGAACGTACTGACCCGCGCCGAGGTCCGCTGGGATCACGCCGACGAGGGCAAGTACTTCAGCGCCAACAACGGTCTGCGCCGCAACTCCGTGCTGTTCGCGGCGAACGTGATCTACAAGTTCTAACGGCCTGACACGGTCTCTACCAACCCTCCCGGGGCCTACCCGGGAGGGTTTTTTTTCTTTCAAAGGCCGTCGCCCACCCACCCTGGGCTACGGACCTTGCCGCCAAGGGTTTCACCCGAGAAAACAAAGAGCGGATTGACCTCAAACCAGGCCGGTCGCGATCGGCGCCTCGTCCGAAAGGCACCCCGGGCGCAAATGCCAACGCCATGGGCGCACGAGCCCTCGAGCTCGAACTTTTGCGGACCGCGGGCAGACGGCCCCTCCCAGGGAACCATTGCAGGATGGGCACAGCCCCCGAGCCCGTTGATTGGGTAGCACACGCCACCCTGGAAGGGTCGCCGCAACCGAAAACGTTGAGCAGGCGAAGCGCCCGCCGGGAGGGGCGCGGCCCCCCGCTCTCGCCGATTCTTGCGGACCACGGGGCTGCGGGTCCACCCAACCTGTCGGAGCACGCAGGAGCGCAGCGATGGGACCTCATCTGGAGGGGTCACAGTCCTCGTGCCCCTGGATTCACCACAGAAGCACAGAGAACACGGACGCAATGCACGGAGGCGCGTTCAGGAAAAAGTCGCACGGGGAGCCTCCTCGATGCCCGCCCTTTGACCCGGAGTGTACGGCCACCGTCTCTGCCGGTTCCCGAGCCGGCGCAGGTCGGTTCACTTGCCACCAAGGGCTCCTGTTCCCGGCCAACCTTCCTCAGCCCACCAGGGTCCCGTCAGAGCCCCGACATTGCCGATCCAGCGTCCACCCGTGCATCGTTAAGGGCGGCTGGGTTCTCGCGCGAAGGCATTCACCATCCGGATCCCGGCTTCTCTCGCCGCATCCATGACCTTGACGATCTGCCCGAAAGGCGCCTTCTCATCCGCGCTGAGTGCCAGCCGAAGGTTGGGATGTCGGGATGCCTCCTCCCGCAGCCGCGCGGCCAGGGTGGCCAAGTCCAGCGGCGCGCCCTCCGTTCCCCACCACAACCGACCCTCCGCATCCACAGCGATCACCAGCGGGGCCTCCTCATGCGTGTCCACCCGACGCGCCTGCGAGGACTCCGGCAGCGCCAACCGCACCGCCGGGTGCTGCTTGAAGGTCGTGGTGACCATCAGGAAAATGATCAGCACGATCAATACATCAATCAGCGCCACGATGATCACCGTGGGCGGTCGCCGCTGGCTTCGAAGCCGAAATCTCATGGTTTTCAGCCGCCCGCAGGTTCACACGCGCCGGACTGCCGCGCGCGCGGACATGCCGGCCCCGGCCCGCCCCTCGGGGGAAGCCGTGGCCCCACACTCTGCCGCACGGTATTGCCGGCGCAAAAACTCGTCGCAGATCGCCTCCATCTCCACGGCCAGGGTTTCCACCTTGCGGTTGAAATAACTCCATGCGATCAGAGAGGGAATGGCGATCAGCAGCCCCAGCAACGTGGCGTTCAGAATCAGTGCAATCCCCTGCGCCAGCCGCGCGGCGTCGCCGAGACCGGCCTGACCGATGTTGGCAAACAGGCTGATCATTCCGACGATCGTTCCCACCAACCCCAGCAGCGGTGCCACGCCCACCGCCACCTCCAACACCACCAGGCCGCGTTCCAATCGCACCACCTCGTGACGGGCCCGGGTCTCCAATGCCGAGACGGCTTCCTCCTTCGGCCCGGCCAGGTGCTCCATGGCCAGCAACAGCAGTCGGCTCAGGGGTGAGGGATGTTGTTCGCACACGCGGCGCAGCATGGGAACGTCCTCACGCCCCTGACACGATTCCACCGCTGCTTCCACTTCCGGCGGCACCACCTTCCGCCACCGCAGGGCCACCCCGCGTTCGATGATGAACGTCAGGCTGACCAACGACGTCAGCACCAGCAGTACATACACCAAGGTTTCCATAACATCTGTCTTTCGCGCCCCGGACCCCGCGCCACCCGGTCAGTTGTAGTAAAAAGTGAACTGGACCTTCCGCACCTCGCCCTGGATCAGCCGGCGCAGCTCACGCGGCCAGGGAGGATACGGAGCTGGATCCAGCACCGCCATCTCGCACAACAACGACAGGTCCAGTCCCACGGTAGCCTCCACCACCTGCAGGTCCGTCACCCGCCCGTCACTGTGCAACTGAAACCGCAGAACCACACGCCCCCGCTGATACCCCGGGTACCGCTTGGCGTCCAAAAGGGCATACCACCGATCAGCCACCGCCCGCACAAACGCCGCATCATAATCACCAAATGGACTGGCCTTTACGTCCAGGGATTCAAACTCCAGCCGGGCGCGCACCCCGCCCTCCTGACGCATCCGTTCGCCGGGCAGGGACTGGGCACCCTGCCGGGCCCGGGCCTCCGCCAATGTCCGGGGCCGGGACGGGCGCGGGGCCTCCACCTGTGCCGGCGGCGTTTCCGGTTGGTTCCCGGCCAGGGCGAGGTCCCCCTGCGGCCGCGGTTCAGCCGGGGTTTGGATTGGTGGCGGAGGCGGAGGTGCTTCGGGTTGTACCGGTCGGGCTACTGCAGGTTGCAACGGTTGATACTCCTCGACGGCGGGCGAGCCCGCTCCTTCCTCCGTCTTGGGCACCTGTTCCTGTGTGCCGGTCAAACGCGGTCGTTCGGTCTCCTGATCCGCCTCCCGATTGGCCGCGCGGGCGTTCCGGTCGGAATAAAACGGCGTGTCGGGCGGCGGTTCCTCCGTGGCCTGCCGGGGCGATACCTCCACAAACACCAGGGGAGTTTCGGGCCGTTGCAGGGACTCTTCCTTCTCCGCCAATGCACGCGCCAGCTGATGCGCAAACCGAAGCCGTTGCGGCAGGAGCCAGTCCGACGGCAAATCCAAGTATCGGGCCACCCGGTAACCACCGTACACCAGCAGATGGATCAGTACGGACAGGGCAAAGGCGCGTGCCAGCCGGGTCCATTCCCGGCCGGTGCCTCTCCAACTCCATGCCCTGGCGCTCCCTGTACTGTCCATTTCGCCCTAGCTTGCCCGAGGCTCTCCCGATGTGCAACCGGGCCGGCAACCCCGTCCGACTCAACGCCCGCCAAAGATTCACCCTGCCCTCGGACGCCCCGGATGCCGGGGCAATCGCCGGTCATCCCCGGTAATCAAGCCTTCGCCACATGTGATGGTCCATCATCCCCGTCGCTCCACGTTCAGACTCTGCCGCTCAATGGCCGTCGCCACCTGTATTCGACCCCACATTGCGGCAAATGTTCAGGCTGCCATAACTCACACCCGGACTGACAATCGTGCTGAACACGGTTACCGTGACCTCCCTCGATTCCCATCTCCCCCACCAACCCAGACCTACCGTACCGTCGGCCGCATCTCCGTTGATTCTCCGCCGCGAATCGTCCGCGGACTCCCGCCCCGGCGGACGCTCACCCCTCCAGACCAGTCGGTCAAACGGTCTCTGCCCACAAACCTGAAGAAGGCCACCGAGACGGTTTCGGAAATGATGGCGGTGGGATCCACCCAACAGGCCGCGTCCCATCCTGAAAAAAATGGCCGGGTGCCAGAAACCGAGATGCTTCCCTTGCCGTGGCGGCGCCGACTTTTGACCTTGCATAACATTGGATCGTTTGGGACAAAGGGGCTTGGAGGCATATGCAAACCCCGTTTCCCATGCCCAACCAGGGCCGGTCCTCAGCCCTGTCATGGTTGGATCGAATTCTGGTCGTTCGTGTCGTTGCCGGGGTGACCCTGACCTGTTGCACCACCGTCCACGCCGCCAGCTACCCCCGCGCCTGGGGACGCAATCTGGAAGGACAGAGCCTGCCGCCGCCGGGTTTAACCGATGTCGTGGCCGTGGCCGGAGGCGGACTTCACAGCGCCGCTGTCCGGCCAAACGGCAGGGTCGTCGCGTGGGGCTGGAACCTGCAGGGCGAGACCAATGTGCCGGTCTCCCTTCCCCCGGCGCGGGCCGTTGCCGCAAATTACGGCTACTCCCTGGCACTTTTGGAGGATGGGACTGTGCAGGCATGGGGGACCAGCCCGGCCGCAGCCGTGCCGCCGGATTTGGCCGAAGTGGTGGCGATAGCGGCCGGATACGATCATGCCGTGGCACTACGCCGGGACCTGGCATTGGTCGGTTGGGGACGCGCACCCGCACCGCCTGCCGGGGTGACCAGCGCAGTGGCCGTGGCAGCCGGCCGCGGGCACACGCTCGCGTTACTGCCCAACGGGCTGGTGGCCGCATGGGGGGATGACACCGGAGGGAAGCTGCAGGTGCCGTTGGATCTCAACGAAGTGGTGGCAGTGGCGGCCGGGGATGACCACAACCTGGCCCTGCGCGGTGACGGCAACGTGATTGCCTGGGGCGCCAACGACCAGGGGCAGGTCTCCGTGCCGGCCGGGTTGAGCAACGTGGTGGCCATTGCCGCCGGCAGTGCGCACAGTTTGGCCCTGCGCGCCGATGGCACCGTGGTTGGCTGGGGACGCAACGACTTCGGCCAGAGCACACCCCCGGCCGGGTTGACCCGCATCATTGCAGTCGCTGCCGGCGGTTATCACAGCCTGGCCATTCAGGGGGACGGTCAGCCGGTCATCACTGTCCCGCCCAGAACCCGTAACGCCGTTCTGGGTGCCCCTGTCCGACTCTATGTGAAGGCGGTGGGAGATCCTCCCC
This DNA window, taken from Limisphaera ngatamarikiensis, encodes the following:
- a CDS encoding outer membrane beta-barrel protein; amino-acid sequence: MKLNQWTLGLAAVGVISLPSALRAEEAAVPVMTALSSTTISGYVDTSAQWNPGTGTGGNIGLPFQPTLFGGTDKVDGFNLNVVQLSISKPLDETDWAAGYRVDLWFGPDANTLGTQSTLSTGSSDLAIRQAYVATRVPVGTGLDVKMGVFDSVIGYESIAAVDNPNFTRSYGRTIEPRTHTGVLASYRVNELISVSAGVADTVGPQINSRAWPVKAESYKTYLGSVAITAPDSWGWLAGSTLYGGVVNGFSGSDNTTSWYLGGTVATPIEGLRLGAAWDVLDFHNIGLDHWAVSVYSSFAATDRLSLHARGELITGVAGLTGKDNVQVWALTGTVQYDFWKNVLTRAEVRWDHADEGKYFSANNGLRRNSVLFAANVIYKF
- a CDS encoding ExbD/TolR family protein; its protein translation is MRFRLRSQRRPPTVIIVALIDVLIVLIIFLMVTTTFKQHPAVRLALPESSQARRVDTHEEAPLVIAVDAEGRLWWGTEGAPLDLATLAARLREEASRHPNLRLALSADEKAPFGQIVKVMDAAREAGIRMVNAFAREPSRP
- a CDS encoding dUTPase, translated to MNQPDRLEELWRLQRALNERIGVRTEGMNEAERVQWILNYCRAMSQEIAELTDSVPWKWWARYQKFDEQNARVEVVDLFHFLISLAQVLGMSAEDVYQAYLKKNEVNFRRQETGYTVKDETDSRHI
- a CDS encoding MotA/TolQ/ExbB proton channel family protein → METLVYVLLVLTSLVSLTFIIERGVALRWRKVVPPEVEAAVESCQGREDVPMLRRVCEQHPSPLSRLLLLAMEHLAGPKEEAVSALETRARHEVVRLERGLVVLEVAVGVAPLLGLVGTIVGMISLFANIGQAGLGDAARLAQGIALILNATLLGLLIAIPSLIAWSYFNRKVETLAVEMEAICDEFLRRQYRAAECGATASPEGRAGAGMSARAAVRRV